One Dioscorea cayenensis subsp. rotundata cultivar TDr96_F1 chromosome 17, TDr96_F1_v2_PseudoChromosome.rev07_lg8_w22 25.fasta, whole genome shotgun sequence DNA window includes the following coding sequences:
- the LOC120280704 gene encoding pentatricopeptide repeat-containing protein At5g01110, with translation MASFLGRIATKRRHRPFPPKTLTLNLAPNPNPTTVLAPSSAPGLPADLTPETIISTLRQCFQSSNPQSAQSFIHILLQSPHPKLCPSSLAAMIHVSIVNRRSSDAQSLILRLVRRRGISRPEIVDALLASYREFNSNPLVFDLLVRTYVQARKLREAAEAFRLLKKKGFFVSINACNSLLSGLVRADWAQMAMEIYGEVVQMGIGLNVFTLNIMVNCLGKEGRFQEIDGLLLEMDKRAIFADLVTYNTLIDSQCRWGHLEKAMEVLDLMVEKGLKPDVVTFNALLNGFCRKGRIERAKELLHEMEGVGVVPNGSTFNILLMGYCKKGSSNEAVSVYYEMLSRGITPDLLSFSSLIGLFTRREDMNTALMYFRDMKGRGLVPDNVIYTMIIGGYCRIGLMSEAVKMRDEMVDHGCIVDVVTYNTLLNGLCKERRLAEANELFTEMSERGVAPDFCTFTTLIHGYCKDGGVDKALNLFETMLGRNVKPDIITYNTLIDALSKEGNVEKATEMWNDMICRGIKPNHVTYVILIDSHCSIGQVAKAFRLWDEMKERGLSPSVVTHNCIVKGYCRSGNSSKAEQFMLKMIEDGIFPDRITYNTLIQGFIKEEKMQEAFALVNKMDKEGVPPDVVTYNLLISGFCGEGKMQQADWVYRRMANSGILPDRATFMTLINGYVEAENLKEAFRLHEEMLQRGFVPDDKF, from the coding sequence ATGGCGTCGTTCCTCGGTCGCATCGCCACCAAACGGCGTCATCGTCCCTTTCctcccaaaaccctaaccctaaacctcgccccaaaccctaatcctaccaCTGTTCTTGCCCCATCCTCCGCCCCTGGTCTTCCCGCCGATCTCACTCCCGAGACCATAATCTCCACTCTCCGGCAATGCTTCCAATCCAGCAATCCCCAATCTGCCCAAAGCTTCATCCACATACTCCTCCAATCCCCCCACCCCAAGCTCTGCCCATCCTCTCTCGCCGCCATGATCCACGTCTCCATCGTCAACCGCCGCTCTTCCGACGCGCAGTCACTAATTCTTCGCCTCGTTCGCCGCCGTGGCATTTCGCGGCCGGAAATCGTCGACGCTCTGCTCGCTTCTTACCGTGAGTTCAATTCGAATCCCTTGGTGTTTGATCTCTTGGTCCGGACCTACGTGCAGGCGCGGAAACTCCGGGAGGCGGCAGAGGCGTTCCGGTTACTGAAAAAGAAGGGCTTTTTTGTGTCCATCAATGCTTGCAATTCTTTGCTTTCTGGATTGGTCCGCGCGGATTGGGCGCAGATGGCGATGGAGATTTACGGGGAGGTTGTTCAAATGGGGATCGGATTAAATGTTTTCACTTTGAATATCATGGTCAATTGCTTGGGTAAAGAAGGGAGATTTCAGGAGATTGATGGTCTCTTGTTGGAGATGGATAAAAGAGCGATCTTTGCTGATTTGGTGACCTATAACACTTTGATTGATTCGCAGTGCAGGTGGGGGCACTTGGAAAAAGCTATGGAGGTGTTGGATTTGATGGTTGAGAAGGGGCTGAAGCCTGATGTTGTGACTTTCAATGCGCTTTTGAATGGGTTTTGTAGGAAAGGAAGGATTGAGAGAGCCAAGGAGTTGCTCCACGAGATGGAAGGTGTGGGAGTTGTGCCAAATGGCTCCACTTTCAACATTTTGCTCATGGGTTACTGCAAAAAGGGCAGCTCAAATGAAGCAGTGAGTGTTTACTATGAGATGTTGAGTCGTGGGATTACTCCTGATTTGCTTAGCTTTAGTTCGCTGATTGGTTTGTTTACGAGGAGAGAAGATATGAACACAGCATTGATGTACTTTAGAGACATGAAGGGCCGGGGATTGGTTCCGGATAATGTCATCTATACGATGATTATTGGAGGGTATTGCAGGATTGGTTTGATGTCAGAGGCTGTCAAAATGCGAGATGAGATGGTAGACCATGGCTGCATTGTGGATGTTGTCACTTATAACACGCTATTGAATGGATTGTGCAAGGAGCGGAGGCTTGCGGAGGCTAATGAGCTTTTTACTGAAATGAGTGAGAGGGGAGTAGCTCCTGATTTTTGCACTTTCACAACTCTGATTCATGGATATTGTAAAGATGGTGGTGTAGATAAAGCTCTCAATCTGTTTGAGACGATGCTTGGAAGAAATGTGAAGCCAGATATTATCACGTATAATACTCTGATTGATGCATTGTCTAAAGAAGGGAATGTGGAGAAAGCTACTGAGATGTGGAATGATATGATTTGTCGGGGGATTAAGCCAAATCATGTTACCTATGTCATTCTGATTGACAGTCACTGTTCTATTGGGCAAGTAGCCAAGGCATTCAGGTTATGGgatgaaatgaaagaaagaggaTTATCACCTTCTGTAGTGACACATAACTGTATTGTTAAAGGTTATTGTCGATCAGGCAATTCATCAAAAGCAGAACAGTTTATGCTTAAAATGATTGAGGATGGGATTTTCCCTGATAGGATAACATATAATACACTTATTCAGGGGTTTATAAAAGAAGAGAAGATGCAGGAAGCTTTTGCTTTGGTTAATAAAATGGACAAGGAAGGGGTGCCACCTGATGTTGTGACATATAATTTGCTTATTAGTGGGTTTTGTGGAGAAGGAAAAATGCAACAAGCTGACTGGGTCTATCGGAGGATGGCTAACAGTGGTATACTTCCTGATAGAGCTACATTTATGACTTTGATTAATGGCTATGTTGAAGCTGAAAACTTGAAAGAGGCTTTTCGGCTTCATGAAGAAATGCTGCAAAGAGGTTTTGTGCCCGATGATAAATTCTGA
- the LOC120280015 gene encoding ras-related protein Rab7, which translates to MASRRRMLLKVIILGDSGVGKTSLMNQYVNRKFSNQYKATIGADFLTKEVQFEDRLFTLQIWDTAGQERFQSLGVAFYRGADCCVLVYDVNVQKSFDNLNNWREEFLIQASPPDPENFPFVVLGNKIDVDGGNSRVVSEKKAKAWCASKGNIPYFETSAKEGFNVEAAFECIAKNAFKNEPEDEIYLPDTIDVTGGGRQQRSSGCEC; encoded by the exons ATGGCGTCCAGGCGTCGAATGCTTCTCAAAGTCATCATCCTCGGTGATAGCGG GGTTGGGAAGACTTCTCTTATGAATCA ATATGTGAACAGGAAATTTAGTAATCAGTATAAGGCAACGATTGGAGCTGATTTCTTGACCAAAGAGGTCCAATTTGAGGACCGGCTATTTACTTTGCAG aTTTGGGATACAGCAGGACAGGAAAGGTTCCAGAGTCTTGGCGTGGCTTTCTATCGTGGGGCAGATTGCTGTGTACTTGTGTATGATGTTAATGTCCAGAAGTCATTTGATAACTTGAACAACTGGCGAGAAGAATTTCTGATCCAG GCAAGCCCCCCTGATCCTGAGAACTTCCCATTCGTAGTGCTGGGAAACAAGATAGATGTGGATGGCGGAAACAGCAGGGTG GTCTCTGAGAAGAAAGCCAAGGCATGGTGTGCTTCAAAAGGGAACATTCCATACTTTGAGACATCTGCGAAAGAAGGTTTTAATGTGGAAGCTGCTTTTGAATGTATAGCAAAGAATGCCTTCAAGAATGAACCAGAGGATGAAAT ATACCTTCCGGATACTATCGATGTCACTGGTGGTGGACGACAACAAAGATCTTCAGGTTGCGAATGCTAG
- the LOC120280550 gene encoding subtilisin-like protease SBT6.1: protein MRVLKHPFSVFIPILLPLLLALIPLPFPPLNPQSQSIASNYIVRFLNYKLAADHRAYLESHLRSSPGWRWIERRNPAVSFPTDFGVLELDDSYRSGLIVELQGLELVKDVVVDSSYSRSLFVDESEKDWEPLETRKGPGKLFTSTSFEEDGGSWREGNGSRGWRRELLAQRSQVTSLFGAEELWAKEFTGAKVKMAIFDTGIRANHPHFRNIKERTNWTNEDTLNDNIGHGTFVAGVIAGEDPECLGFAPDTEIYAFRVFTDAQVSYTSWFLDAFNYAMATNMDVLNLSIGGPDYLDLPFVEKVWELTANNIIMVSAIGNDGPLYGTLNNPADQSDVIGVGGIDYNNHIASFSSRGMSTWEIPHGYGRVKPDVVAYGREIMGSKISTGCKSLSGTSVASPVVAGVVCLLVSVIPESSRKYLLNPGSMKQALVEGATKLSGPNIYEQGAGRLNLLASYEILKTYQPRASIFPNSLDYTDCPYFWPFCRQPLYAGAMPVIFNATIINGMGVVGFVESPPTWHPVDEVGNLLSIHFTYSDVIWPWTGFLALHMQIREEGTQFSGVIEGNVTVKVYSPALGAEKDRRSSTCVLHLKLKVIPTPHRSKRILWDQFHNIKYPPGYIPRDSLDVRNDILDWHGDHLHTNFHVMYNMLRDAGYYIETLGSPFTCFDASRYGTLLMVDLEDEYFKEEIEKLRDDVINVGLGLAVFADWYNVDSMVKMRFFDDNTRSWWTPVTGGANVPALNDLLAPLGIAFGDKILTGDFSINGEQSHYASGTDIVKFPGGGFVHSFQFQDNSESGATQNILQSSGMIKESAILGFVDAGRGRVAVYGDSNCLDSSHMVTNCYWLLRKILDFTSEGNKDPVLFHPSKMTAPLHKDKNQLPSRRNDVNFSTYSAVVGKDLLCHKDSRFEVWRTKGYGIQLMGRNRKLPGYPAMDVDSGLNSKANESKRQLEETLRETKWIYSREVARNKLNKTMDFLGLLNHDETDLSMLVLSQWLVPAFVAMICLLLFLSWRMRQKRRRRRKGSGSGSARMTNLV from the exons ATGCGAGTCCTTAAGCACCCCTTCTCGGTCTTCATCCCCATCCTCCTCCCTCTTCTCCTCGCTCTCATTCCCCTTCCTTTCCCCCCCTTGAACCCCCAATCCCAATCCATAGCCAGCAACTACATCGTCCGCTTCCTCAACTACAAGCTCGCCGCTGATCACCGCGCCTATCTTGAATCCCATCTCCGATCGTCTCCTGGCTGGCGCTGGATTGAGCGGAGGAACCCTGCCGTTTCTTTCCCGACGGATTTTGGTGTTCTAGAGCTTGATGATAGTTATAGAAGCGGTTTGATTGTGGAATTGCAAGGGTTGGAGTTGGTGAAGGATGTGGTTGTGGATTCGAGTTATTCCCGGAGTTTATTCGTTGACGAGAGTGAGAAAGATTGGGAGCCTTTGGAGACAAGGAAGGGCCCCGGAAAGCTTTTCACCTCTACGTCGTTTGAAGAGGATGGTGGTTCATGGCGAGAGGGGAATGGTTCAAGGGGCTGGAGAAGGGAGCTCTTGGCGCAG AGGTCACAAGTTACTTCTCTATTTGGAGCTGAGGAACTATGGGCTAAAGAGTTTACAGGTGCGAAAGTCAAAATGGCAATTTTTGATACAGGAATTCGAGCTAATCACCCGCATTTCCGCAATATCAAG GAGCGAACAAATTGGACAAATGAGGATACATTGAATGATAATATTGGTCATGGGACTTTTGTAGCAGGGGTTATTGCTGGCGAGGATCCGGAGTGCCTGGGTTTCGCTCCAGACACTGAGATATATGCTTTTCGGGTCTTTACTGATGCCCAG GTATCCTACACATCATGGTTTCTTGATGCATTTAATTATGCAATGGCAACAAATATGGATGTGCTAAACTTGAGCATTGGTGGACCTGATTACCTAGATCTTCCTTTTGTGGAAAAg GTTTGGGAGCTCACAGCAAATAACATTATTATGGTGTCTGCTATTGGAAATGATGGTCCTTTATATGGTACACTAAATAATCCAGCTGACCAAAGTGATGTTATTGGTGTTGGTGGAATcgattataataatcatattgcCTCTTTTTCATCACGTGGCATGAGTACCTGGGAAATCCCACATGG GTATGGCCGCGTTAAGCCAGATGTGGTTGCATATGGCCGGGAGATTATGGGATCTAAAATAAGCACAGGTTGCAAAAGTCTCTCAGGCACCAGTGTTGCAAGTCCAGTGGTTGCAGGAGTTGTGTGTTTGCTTGTCAGTGTCATCCCAGAAAGTTCCCGGAAATACCTTCTCAATCCTGGAAGCATGAAGCAAGCACTAGTTGAGGGTGCTACTAAACTTTCTGGTCCCAATATATATGAGCAAGGTGCTGGCAGGCTCAATCT ACTGGCATCATATGAAATCCTCAAAACTTATCAACCACGAGCCAGCATTTTTCCCAATAGTCTAGATTACACAGATTGCCCCTACTTCTGGCCATTTTGTCGCCAACCTTTATATGCCGGAGCCATGCCTGTCATCTTCAATGCAACTATCATTAATGGAATGGGTGTAGTTGGTTTTGTTGAGAGTCCTCCGACATGGCATCCAGTTGATGAAGTGGGCAATTTATTGAGCATTCATTTCACTTATTCCGATGTGATATGGCCATGGACTGGATTTTTGGCACTACATATGCAGATCAGAGAAGAAGGTACCCAATTCTCAGGTGTGATTGAAGGGAATGTAACTGTTAAGGTCTATAGTCCAGCATTAGGAGCTGAGAAAGACCGTAGAAGTAGTACATGTGTCCTTCATTTGAAGTTAAAAGTGATTCCCACGCCGCATAGATCAAAAAGAATTTTGTGGGATCAATTCCATAACATAAAATATCCACCTGGATATATTCCGAGAGATTCTTTGGATGTTCGGAATGATATTCTTGATTGGCATGGTGATCATCTACATACTAATTTCCATGTTATGTACAACATGCTAAGGGATGCAGGATACTATATTGAGACACTTGGATCACCTTTTACTTGTTTTGACGCTAGCCGTTATGGAACTCTACTCATGGTAGATCTTGAAGATGAGTattttaaagaagaaattgaGAAACTCAGGGATGATGTTATTAATGTTGGGTTGGGACTTGCTGTATTTGCTGACTGGTATAATGTGGATTCTATGGTAAAGATGCGATTTTTTGATGACAACACACGCAGTTGGTGGACTCCAGTTACTGGAGGCGCTAATGTTCCAGCCCTTAATGACCTATTGGCTCCACTAGGCATTGCTTTTGGGGACAAAATTTTGACTGGAGATTTTTCCATTAATGGTGAGCAAAGTCATTATGCCTCTGGAACTGATATAGTTAAGTTTCCAGGTGGTGGATTTGTACATAGCTTCCAGTTTCAGGACAATTCAGAGAGTGGCGCTACACAGAACATTTTGCAGTCTTCTGGAATGATCAAG GAATCTGCAATTCTTGGATTTGTGGATGCGGGCAGGGGTCGTGTTGCGGTTTATGGAGACTCAAATTGTCTTGATAGCAGTCATATGGTAACCAATTGTTATTGGCTTCTGAGGAAAATATTGGATTTCACGAGCGAAGGCAACAAAGATCCTGTTCTTTTTCATCCCTCTAAAATGACTGCTCCCCTACACAAGGACAAGAACCAATTACCATCACGCAGAAATGATGTAAATTTCTCCACATACTCTGCTGTTGTTGGGAAGGATTTGTTGTGTCACAAAGACTCTCGGTTTGAAGTCTGGAGAACTAAAGGTTATGGTATTCAGTTGATGGGAAGGAATCGGAAATTACCAGGATATCCAGCTATGGATGTGGATAGTGGTTTGAATTCTAAGGCTAATGAATCCAAACGGCAACTGGAAGAAACTTTAAGGGAAACCAAGTGGATTTATTCTAGAGAGGTTGCTAGAAACAAGTTAAACAAGACAATGGACTTCTTGGGTTTGCTCAACCATGATGAG ACTGACCTTTCCATGTTAGTCTTGAGCCAATGGCTTGTACCCGCTTTTGTGGCCATGATCT GCCTTCTATTATTTTTGAGTTGGCGGATGCGGCAAAAGAGAAGACGACGAAGAAAAGGATCGGGTTCAGGATCTGCTCGCATGACAAATCTAGTGTAG
- the LOC120281021 gene encoding uncharacterized protein LOC120281021 has protein sequence MEVTARLRRATAAAGGGRRELEPYAGESPVRVFDRESSEMNRAKRMLLDDPNYKKWFKFDHVWHIVRNFEKCKDNVMISRQISRKHVFDYLSLESENPMSESQALESPGLSQFSLNLDDGVVGSPFERPIGQKKAKLKKKMDDEEAFSFCRLKDANSKIMEMLEKTNADRQMFIEMQNKNLAFQQMKYEDEILMRDLNSITDPNIRACIQAQQQEILQKR, from the exons ATGGAGGTCACTGCCCGGCTGCGGAGGGCGACGGCGGCGGCGGGTGGTGGTCGCCGGGAACTGGAGCCATACGCCGGCGAATCACCTGTTCGAGTATTTGATCGAGAGAGTTCTGAA ATGAATCGAGCAAAGAGAATGCTTTTGGATGATCCTAACTACAAGAAATGGTTTAAGTTTGATCATGTGTGGCACATTGTGAGGAACTTTGAGAagtgtaaagataatgttatgATATCTAGACAAATTTCTCGAAAGCATGTATTTGACTATCTATCATTAGAATCTGAAAATCCCATGTCAGAATCGCAAGCACTAGAATCACCTGGACTTTCTCAATTTTCTCTTAACTTAGACGATGGTGTTGTTGGCTCACCTTTTGAACGCCCAATCGGACAGAAGAAAgccaaactaaagaaaaaaatggatgacGAAGAGGCATTTTCTTTTTGTCGTCTAAAAGATGCTAACTCTAAAATTATGGAGATGTTGGAGAAGACTAATGCAGATCGACAAATGTTCATAGAAATGCAGAATAAAAATCTTGCTTTTCAACAAATGAAGTATGAGGACGAAATTTTGATGCGAGATTTGAATTCTATCACTGATCCAAATATTCgtgcttgtatacaagcacaacaacaagaaattttACAGAAAAGATGA
- the LOC120280338 gene encoding uncharacterized protein LOC120280338: MLNSIRFSPQSHLLRFFCKSSASDMERYKEAFARRMALAGLKPHHRIALGVSGGPDSVALCAMTAGWKLDGLIERDEGSKFIDGLLGIVVDHRLRAESAEEAILVRERVSKMGIKCEIRCCDWAEGRPKQGHLQEAAREKRYEIFQDICLEHQIGVLLIAHHADDQAELLILRLSRNSGVFGLAGMPFTSQLFPTNLHYTGGNWGTNGILMVRPLLEFGKDDMYKICEGANQPFVEDPTNQSKLFARNRIRLSLRSMPSCVFKSEIQMLISACRLTRSFVESACFKMIKENVAVMDHGYAIIDVEKLEPSNVDDLCLSKFLSMVLQFISQRHRPVRGGTTQLLLDYIRAVPCKTSLTVAGCYISPAPRSKGLKVLISCSVDSPQSSRMRLSYTYPLLERQPSFVREVDEIIMDAKSYSDQSVSDDSSVPFLHSKSSKAFLAEAKKLDLISESTLASILSLQTEEAKNFNLKAEVDTDNNLNYKMKSGNATNIEIYPGLSCHFMSRFLVTWKLFKDVTKDEIDSSLGGSHLSRKDDDSHQCSFCNTNLERVLVTRHMVDSDWLYLAQVSESNRVKEHQHHVDHSICKLKLNEPADDQCIPYMQLSAQKALRALKSIPVSARKALPVLVDSHDLPVSIPSIGFQCCPYLLVDVVFKPRIPLGGGYASYI, translated from the exons ATGCTCAATTCTATACGCTTCTCTCCCCAATCCCATCTCCTCCGCTTCTTCTGCAAGAGCTCTGCTTCAGACATGGAGAGATACAAAGAAGCATTCGCCCGGAGGATGGCCTTGGCTGGCTTGAAACCACATCATCGGATAG CTTTGGGGGTTTCTGGTGGGCCTGATAGCGTGGCGCTGTGTGCGATGACGGCGGGATGGAAATTGGATGGTTTGATTGAGAGAGATGAGGGTTCGAAGTTCATTGATGGGCTTTTGGGGATCGTTGTTGATCATAGGTTGCGGGCTGAGAGTGCAGAAGAGGCGATTTTGGTCAGAGAAAGGGTGTCCAAGATGG GTATTAAGTGTGAGATTAGGTGTTGTGATTGGGCTGAAGGGAGGCCGAAGCAAGGTCACTTGCAAGAGGCCGCTCGTGAGAAGAG GTATGAAATTTTTCAGGACATTTGCCTTGAGCACCAAATTGGAGTTTTGCTTATTGCGCACCATGCTGATGATCAG GCTGAACTATTGATTCTAAGACTATCTCGCAATAGTGGAGTCTTTGGCCTTGCTGGCATGCCATTCACATCACAATTATTCCCTACAAACTTGCATTATACTGGAGGAAATTGGGGCACGAATGGGATTCTAATGGTGCGACCACTGTTAGAATTTGGAAAAGATGACATGTACAAG ATATGTGAAGGTGCTAATCAACCATTTGTGGAGGATCCCACTAACCAAAGTAAATTATTTGCTCGGAATCGGATACGCTTATCATTAAGAAGTATGCCATCAT GTGTTTTCAAATCAGAAATCCAAATGCTTATCTCTGCTTGCCGGTTAACACGTTCATTTGTTGAAAGTGCTTGCTTCAAAATGATAAAGGAGAATGTTGCTGTGATGGAT CATGGATACGCCATCATTGATGTAGAGAAGTTAGAACCATCAAATGTGGACGATCTTTGTCTATCAAAGTTTTTGTCAATGGTTTTGCAG TTCATCTCCCAAAGGCATCGTCCAGTCCGTGGTGGTACTACGCAATTGTTGCTGGATTACATTCGTGCAGTCCCTTGCAAG ACCTCCCTTACTGTAGCAGGTTGCTACATCTCTCCAGCTCCAAGATCTAAAGGCTTGAAGGTCCTGATCTCTTGCTCTGTTGATTCCCCTCAATCATCAAGGATGAGGTTATCTTATACATATCCTTTACTTGAGCGGCAGCCTTCGTTTGTTAGAGAAGTAGATGAAATTATTATGGATGCAAAGTCATACTCTGATCAATCAGTCTCAGATGACTCTAGTGTGCCATTTTTGCATTCTAAATCATCTAAAGCATTCTTAGCTGAAGCGAAGAAGCTTGATCTTATCAGTGAATCAACTCTTGCAAGCATTCTTTCATTGCAGACAGAAGAAGCTAAGAATTTCAATCTAAAGGCAGAAGTTGATACTGACAACAATTTGAACTATAAGATGAAGTCTGGCAATGCTACTAATATAGAAATCTATCCCGGTCTTTCATGCCATTTTATGAGCAGATTTTTAGTTACATGGAAACTTTTCAAAGATGTTACTAAAGATGAAATTGATTCAAGCCTTGGTGGTTCTCATTTAAGCAGAAAAGATGATGACAGTCATCAATGTTCATTTTGTAATACCAATCTGGAGAGAGTACTTGTGACCCGCCATATGGTTGATTCTGATTGGTTGTATCTTGCACAAGTGTCTGAAAGTAATCGGGTGAAAGAGCATCAACATCATGTAGACCACTCAATTTGTAAATTGAAGCTGAATGAACCAGCAGATGATCAATGTATTCCTTATATGCAATTATCAGCACAGAAAGCTCTTCGGGCATTAAAATCTATTCCAGTTTCTGCAAGAAAGGCATTGCCTGTGCTTGTCGATTCTCATGATTTACCAGTGAGCATACCG AGCATCGGCTTTCAGTGCTGCCCTTACTTGTTAGTTGATGTTGTCTTCAAGCCAAGAATACCTCTTGGTGGAGGCTATGCTTCTTACATCTGA